Part of the Neisseria leonii genome is shown below.
GATCAATATGCTGGCGGTAGAAATCCTGCCGGATTTCCGTCTCGGCCTGCCCCGCGCGCCCGATGTGCGCGCCGCACTGGCCGATGTCTTCGCCAGCCCCAACCGCGAACCCTTCCTATTGCCGCTCAACCAGCTGCTCGGCTTTATCGGCGCACACGAATGGCACAAAAAAGGCGTGTTTGTCGAACCCCTGAATGCGCGTATCCACGTCCCCTTCGGCGTATTCTCGCCCCTGCGCGGCGAATATCTGGCCTTGGCTGCCGACGCGCCGCTGCCCGAAGGTGTGCAAACCGCATTCGACATCGGCACCGGCTCGGGCGTACTGGCCGCCGTTCTGGCCAAACGCGGCGTCGCCCGCATCAGTGCCACCGACAACAATCCGCGTGCCATAGCCTGCGCCCGCGCCAACTTCGCACGGCTGGGGCTGAACCATATCGCCCTGCTGCAAACCGATCTGTTTCCCGACGGCCGCGCCGACTTGATTGTCTGCAACCCGCCGTGGCTGCCCGCCAAACCGACCTCGGCCGTCGAAACCGCACTTTACGACCCCGACAGCGCGATGCTGCGCGCATTCCTGCAACAGGCGGCGCATCATTTGAACCCCAACGGCGAAATCTGGCTGATTATGTCGGATTTGGCCGAACATCTCGGCCTGCGCGCGCCGGACGAATTAAACCGTCTGTTCCAAGCCGCCGGTTTCAGCGTCAAAGGCCGTCTGAACGCACGCCCGACCCACGCCAAAGCCGCCGCCTCAGACGACCCGCTGGCCTTCGCCCGCCGCCGCGAAACCACCACACTCTACCGCCTGCAACCCGTATCGCCTTTCCTGCCACCGAAAGCCGTCTGAAAACAGGCACGGCGGATTTCTGCAAAATGCTGGACGGACAGCGCATTTTTCCGCCCTGCAACCGCCCTTTTCAGACGGCCGGAACGAACCGCACTATGAACAAAACCTATTACTCGGCCGTCCTGTTGGCCGCTTTCTGCTGCTCCGCCGCCCTGGCCGCCCACGGCATCGCATTGGGCAGCACACCGCGCTATCCGGCCGGTTTCCCCCACTTTTCCTATGTCAATCCCGATGCACCGAAAGGCGGCAGCCTGACCCTGCCCGCCCAAGGCGGCTTCGACAGCCTCAATCCGTTTACCCTGAAAGGCAGTCCACCCGCCGGCATCGACCTGACACTCGACACACTGGCCGAACAGAGCTGGGACGAGCCTTTTGCCATGTACGGCCTCTTGGCGCAGGACATCGCACCGGCCGCAGACGGCCTCTCGGTTACGTTCACACTCAATCCGCGCGCACGTTTCCACAACGGCGACCCCGTACGGGCAGAAGATGCGGTCTACTCGTTCCGCACCCTCACCCAAGACCCCGCAGCCTCACCCGCCTACCGCTTTTACTGGGCCGACGTAGCCGCCGCCGAAGCCCTGGACAGCCGGCGCGTCCGCTTCCGTTTCAAAAAACGCAATGCCGAACTGCATATGATTTTGGGGCAACTGCCGGTATTTTCGCGCAAAAGCTTCCCCAACGGGCTGGCCGGGGCCGCCAACCGCGCACCCATCGGATCAGGCCCCTACCGCCTGCTGAAAACCGAAACCAACCGCTCGGCCGAATACCGCCGCGACCCCGCCTATTGGGGACAAAGTCTGCCCGTACGGCGCGGCATGTTCAATTTCGATACCGTCCGCTTCCGCTACTACCGCGACCCGGCCGTACGCGTGGAAGGCATCAAAGCCGGACGCTACGATTTCGCGCAGGAAAACACCGCCCGCGACTGGGCGCGCGCCTATCCCGACAGTATTCTGCAAAAACGCGGCCTGACCAAACAGAGTACCGCCCACAGCGGCACCGCCGGTATGCAGGGTTTTGTGATGAATCAGAGGCGCAGCCTGTTTGCCGATGTCCGCGTACGCCGTGCACTGGTATTGAGTTTCGACTTTGAAAGCCTCAACAGCCGCCTGTTCTACCAAAGCTACCGCCGCAGCGACAGCTTCTTCACCAACAGCACGCTGGCCGCACGCGGCCTGCCCGATGCGGACGAGAAGGCCGTCTTAACACCGCTCAAACCGCTGCTGCCCGATGCCGTATTCACACAGCCCGCCCCCGTACCGCCCGCGGCCGACCCGCATTTGGGCATCCGCCCCAATCTGAACGCCGCGCGCGCACTGCTCGAAGAAGCGGGTTACCGCTACCGCAACGGCCGCCTGATTTCGCCCCGGGGCAAACCGGTCGAAATCGAACTGCTCATTTCCGGCAAAACCTTCGAACGGCTGGCGGCCAAATGGCAGCGCGACTTAGCCAAAATCGGCATCACGCTGGACATCCGCCCGGCCGACCCCGCTGTGTACCAAAAACGGCTGAACCATTTCGATTTCGACATCACCACCGTGGTATACGCCAACAGCGAAAGCCCCGGCAACGAGCAGGCCGACTATTTCAGCTGTGCCGCCGCCAAAACGCCGGGCAGCCGCAATTGGGCGGGCATATGCAATCCGGCCGTGGAAAAACTGCTGGCCCGCTTCGAGCATTTCGACAACCGCCGCGAACTGGCCGCTGCCGCACGCAGCCTCGACCGCGTACTGCGCCACCAATACCTCGTCGTACCGCACTGGTACAGCCCGAACTACAACCTGATCTACCGCAGCACCCTGCACCGGCCCGCCGTCCTGCCGCCATATTATTCGCCGCAGCAATGGGTATTGCAGACTTGGTGGCAGAATCCGAAAACCATTGACAGCGCAAACAAAAAATAAGACAATCGCCCTTTTTCTCCGCCGCGCGTCTTGCCCTATGCCGCGCCGCACAGCCAACCGCTTTTTGCCGCGCAAAAAGCCCGTAAGGAGGTGGTGTTCCCCATCACGGCGCGTATCGCGCCCTGCCGCAAACGGCAAAACCCGATACGGAATCCGAAGGGAAAGCCCGTCCGCCAAGCCTGGTTTCAGACGGCCTTTTCCGCATGAAACGAACAACAAATTGAAAAGTTAGGAAGTCAAAATGCCTGCTGTACGTGTAAAAGAAAACGAACCCTTTGAAGTTGCGATGCGCCGTTTCAAACGCGCCGTGGAAAAAACCGGCCTGCTGACCGAGCTGCGCGCCCGCGAAGCCTACGAAAAGCCGACCACCGAGCGCAAACGCAAAAAAGCCGCTGCGGTCAAACGCCTGCAAAAACGCCTGCGCAGCCAACAGCTGCCGCCGAAAATGTACTGAATCAAGGCCGCGCCTTGATTGCGAAAAACACCGTCAGGTTTCCCGCCTGCGGTGTTTTTCCGTTTGCGGCAACGGCACGGGTTTTGCGATAATGCCGTACCGTTCGGCAGCACTGCCAATCCGCCGCAGCTTCTCCCGATACTGCCCTGAAACTGCGGCCGTTTCAAACGGCATACCATCAATCTAAGACGGCAAAGCGCAGCCGATTTATGCCCGCCCCACCGGAAAAAGGATACTCTGATGAACCTGAAAACCCGCCTGTCCGAAGACATGAAAACCGCCATGCGCGCCAAAGACAGCGTTACCCTGTCCACCGTGCGCCTGATTAACGCCGCCGTCAAACAGTTTGAAGTGGACGAGCGCGCCGAAGCCGACGATGCCAAAATCGCCGCCATCATCGCCAAAATGATTAAGCAGCGCAAAGACTCGGCCAAAATCTACACCGATGCCGGCCGCAGCGATCTGGCCGATAAAGAGTGTGCCGAAATCGATGTCCTGAACCGCTATCTGCCCGAAATGCTCTCGGCAGACGAAATCGCCGCCGCTGTGCAGCAGGCCGTTGCCGAAACCGGCGCAGCGGGCATGGCCGATATGGGCAAAGTGATGGGGCTGCTGAAAACCCGTCTGGCCGGTCAGGCCGATATGGGCGAAGTGAACAGGATTTTGAAAGCCGCACTGACTGCCTGATACCCGCCGAAGGCCGTCTGAAAACGCTGCTCTGCCGCATCAGGCCGCCCGTTTTTTCAGACAGCCGCCATGAACGGCACAGCAAACCGATGGATTGCACGGCAAAGTTGCGGCACGCACCGTATCACCGCCGCCAGTCCGCCTGCCTGCGCAACATACAACCGCTGCCGACCGCGCGGTTTTCCATAACCGCCGGGCATTCCCCGCCCTAGTCATACCGCAAAGGCACGCACCATATCGAAACAATTTATTGAACAAAAAAGAATTTTTTATTGAATCATTTTTCAGACGGCCTTTTAAACCGACAGGCCGTCTGAAACAACAAACACCCCGCCCCATGATACCTTCTGAGTTTATCGACGAGCTGCTGGCCAAAATCGATATTGTCGATTTAATCGACGAATATGTGCCGCTGAAAAAAGGCGGTGCCAACTATATGGCCTGCTGCCCGTTCCACAAGGAAAAATCGCCGTCGTTTTCCGTCAGTCCGCATAAGCAGTTCTACCACTGTTTCGGCTGCGGCGCGCACGGTTCGGCCATCGGTTTTCTAATGGAATATCAGGGGCTGGCGTTCACCGAAGCCGTCCGGCAGCTGGCCGACCGCGCCGGTATGTCTGTCCCGTACAGCCGCAGCGGCAGCGAGCCGCCGCAACAGCGCGCCGAACGCAAAAAAAAGCAGCAGACATTGGAAGAAACCCTGACCGCGTGCAGCGATTTCTACCGACAGCAGCTCAAACTGCACCCCCAAGCACAAGCCTATCTGGAACAGCGCGGCATCAACGCCGAAACCGCCGAACGCTACGGCTTGGGCTACGCCCCCGACGGCTGGCAGCCGCTGGCGCAAGTGTTCCAACCCTATCCCAATCCCGCCCTGCTGGAAAGCGGCCAAACGGTTCATAACGACGAAAACGGCCGTGAATACGACCGCTTCCGCCACCGCATTATGTTCCCGATCCGCGACAGCCGCGGCCAAGTCATCGGCTTCGGCGGGCGCGTGCTGGACGACAGCAAACCCAAATACCTCAATTCGCCCGACACGCCGCTGTTCGACAAAGGCAGAAACCTCTACGGTCTTTACGAAGGCCGCGCCGCAGTCAAAGAGGCCGGACGGATTCTGGTGGTGGAAGGCTATATGGACGTGGTGGCGCTGGCACAGTTCGGCATCGGCTACGGCGCGGCCGCGCTCGGTACGGCCACGACTGCCGAACACATCAAAATCCTGATGCGGCAGACCGACCAAATTTATTTCTGCTTCGACGGCGACGCTGCGGGGCGCAAAGCGGCCAGCCGTGCATTGGAAAACGCCCTGCCGCAGCTGAAAGACGACAAAGCCCTGCATTTTCTGTTTCTGCCCGCCGAACACGACCCCGACAGCTATGTCCGCGCATACGGCGCGGCGCGCTTTGAAGAACTTCTGCTGTCGCAAAGCCTGCCGCTGTCGGCCTATTTCTGGCAGACACTGACAGCAGGGCTGAATCTGGACGGCGACGAGGGCAAGTCGCAGCTGATAAAAGCCGCCGCGCCGCTGCTGGCACAGATTCAGGCACCGGCACTGGGCTTTCTGCTCCGACAGCATCTGAGTACACTGGTGGGCATCGATCCGGCCGATCTGGCACAACTGATGGGACAGGCCGCCCCGCAGCGTACCGTCCGGCAAAAAAACTACAAACTGCCGCAGGCAACTTTCCGCCAGCCCGCTATGCCCACGCTGGTGCAGAAGCAGATTCACACGCTGATCCACCGGCCGCAGCTGGCCGCCGAAGTGAAGCTGCCCGATTATTTGACCTTACACGGCGAGCTGGCCTGCCTGGCCTATTTGGCCGAGCTGCTGCAAAGCCGCCCGCACTTGAATACCGGCCAAATCGGCGAACATCTGCGCGGCAGTCCTTACGAACCGGTTGTGGGAAAAATCATGTCCCACCCCGATTTGAACAGCCATGCCGCCGCAGACCATGCCGATGCCGAATTGGAAAAACAGGCATTTTCAGACGGCATGAAACGCCTGTTTGCCGATTTGCAGCAAAACCTGATCCATGCACTGAAACAGAAAGCCGCACACGGCGGTTTGAACGATGCGGAAAAAAAACAGCTGATCGCCCTGCTGGCACAAAAACCGCATCAGGCCGTCTGAATCCCCATCATGCCAAGAAAGGTTGAACCATGAATTTCCCGCCCCGCCACATACCCGCCAGCCGTATGCGCCGTATGCGCAAAGACGATTTCTCCCGCCGCCTGATGCGCGAACACACGCTGACGGCCGACGACCTGATTTATCCGGTGTTCGTTTTGGAAGGCACAGGCAAAGAAGAGGCCGTCGCCTCCATGCCCGGTGTGGTGCGCCAAAGCCTCGACAAACTGCTCTACACCGCCGAAGAGGCACTCGGACTCGGCATTCCGATGCTGGCGGTTTTCCCCGTTATCACGCAAAACAAAAGCGAAACCGCCGAAGAGGCCTGCAATCCCGAAGGGCTGGTGCCGACGGTAGTGCGCGAACTGCGCCGCCGCTTCCCCGAGCTGGGCATCATGACCGACATCGCACTCGACCCCTACACCTCGCACGGCCAAGACGGCCTGACCGACAGCCAAGGCTATGTCTTGAACGATGAAACCGTCGAAGTGCTGGTCCGCCAGGCCCTGTGCCATGCCGACGCCGGCGCGCAGGTGGTCGCCCCGTCCGATATGATGGACGGACGCATCGGTGCCGTGCGCGAAGCGCTGGAAGATGCCGGCCATATCCACACCCGCATCATGGCCTATTCGGCCAAATACGCTTCGGCTTTTTACGGCCCGTTCCGCGATGCGGTGGGCAGCGCGGCCAACCTGGGCAAAGCGGACAAAAAAACCTACCAGCAAGACCCCGCCAACAGCGACGAAGCCCTGCACGAAGTGGCCTTGGACATTCAGGAGGGTGCGGATATGGTGATGGTCAAACCGGGTATGCCGTATCTGGACGTCATCCGCCGCGTCAAAGACACTTTCGGCGTGCCGACTTTCGCCTATCAGGTTTCGGGCGAATACGCCATGATGCAGGCCGCCGTACAAAACGGCTGGCTGGACGCGGACAAAGTCATTTTGGAAAGTCTACTCGCCTTCAAACGTGCCGGTGCCGACGGTATTCTCACCTATTACGCCCTCGATGCCGCCCGCCTCCTGCAACAACGCTGACATCAGGCCGTCTGAAAACGGTGTACAGCGGGGTTCTGCAAACCAAAAACATAAACCCAAACACCCGCCGCGTTTTGACACCTGCCAAACGCATTTTCAGACGGCCTCCGCCTTTTGCCTGCATCAAAATGACCGAACCTTTACTCAACGAAAAACTCAATGCCGAAACCGCCCGTATCGCGTGGCGCGAACTGCAAACCCACTTTGCCCGGGGCGCGGCGGTATATGTCGCCCCCGAACTGGATTTGATTGCCACCGCACGGCTGGTGGCCGACGATAACGGCGAAGCCGTGCACAAACTGATGGCACAAGGCCTCTTCGGCCCCGTCAGCGAAACACAAGCACGCACATTTTGGGAAAACGATCAGGAAATGTGGGCGGTGGTGGTTGCGCCGTGGGTACTGATGCAACCTGTCGGATAAGCGGCCAGATACCCGGCTCCGTCTGCCAGATAAGCGGCAGCCCGATCCGCCCCCGCCTGCGGCAGATACGGCACCACGCCCAGCAGCGGTGCGGGCAGCCGCTGCGACAAATCGGCCACATAATCCGTCAAACGGTGCGGCTGCGCAGTCGGACAGTTGGCAATCCACCCTGCCAGCGGCAGTCCCGACTGCGCTACTGCGGCCGCCGTCAGCAGTGCATGGTTCAAACAGCCCAGCTTCATGCCGACCACCAACACCACCGGCAAAGCATGGTCCGCCGCCCAATCGGCCAATGTCCGCCGCCCGTCCAGCGGTGTCAGCCAGCCGCCGGCCCCTTCTGCCAAAACCAGCTCTGCCGACTGTTGTAAAGACCGCAGCTTCCGGTTCAAAACGTCCGTATCGATCCGCCGCCCCTCACCGGCCGCCGCCAGATGCGGTGCCGTGGCCTCGGCAAATGTATAAGCGTTATGATCGGCATATGCCCCAGGCTGCGACGATGCGGCCTGCAAGGCCAAAACATCCGCATTGCACCCGCCCGCCGCACCCGAAGCCACGGGTTTGAAACCGGCCGCCCGATAACCCGCCGCCGCCCATGCCCGCAGCAAGGCCGTACTGCACAAAGTTTTTCCGGCATCGGTATCCGTACCGGCAACAAAAAATGTTTTTGCCGTCATCTGCCACTCCCCGTTAAGGCCGTCTGAAACGGGCCGGATACCTTTATCCCGCCGCCTGAGCATGGTGCTGCCGTGCAGATACGGTATTTTCAGACGGCCTGATATATGAAATACTCAAAAATTTAACAAAACTTCACAATATCTTTAAACCTCAGTCATGATGGCCTGCATCAGCCCGGTTTGCGTTCCTTTATTGACCATTCGTCAAACTCAAAAGAACCCGACTGTGCCTGCGTCCATCACTCCTCCCCCGGCTTTTACCAAAAGCGGTGCAGCTAAAACAGCGTTAATCGCGAACTTGGCCGGTTTACAGGCCGTCTTCGGTTTGCGCGTCTCCATGATTGGTGCCGATGTACCGCCCGGCCTGAGCCGCCGCTTCGTCCGCAAAATGATCAAATCCTGTTTTTTCCACCAACAACGGGCAGCCGTCGGCGGCCAAAACCTGCAAACCCGGTTCTGCCGTTACGCTGCCAATCAGCGAAACCGCCACCCCCGCCGCCTGAGCCGCCTGCCGTATCTCTGTACGTACTGACGGCGGCGCGGTAAACACTAATTCATAATCGTCCCCGCCCGCCAGTACCCAATCCCGGTACTGTGCCGGCGAAACAGCGGCAGCCAAACATTCGTCCAAGGGCAGCTGCGGCCAATATATCCGCCCGCCGACACCCGATGCCGTCAGAATATGCCCCAAGTCCTGCACCAAACCGTCAGACACATCTTGCGCAGAATGCGCCAGCGGCAGCAGGAGACGCCCCAAAGCCACCCGTGGTGTCGGCCTCAACAATGCCGCCAAAGCCTGATCGGCACAGGCAGGCGGCAGCTCAACCGTTTTCAGACAGTGCTGCAAACCGGCCGCCGCCCAACCCAACTGCCCCGATACCCAAATATCGTCGCCTGCCTGTGCCGCACTGCGCGTCAATGCGCGCCCGCACGGCACCTCGCCGATAACCGTAACACTGAATACCCAACCGCCCCGCGTCGTATCACCGCCAATCAACGCCACACCGTATTCCCGGCACATGGCAAAAAACCGGCCGGAAAAACGGCTGATCCATGCTTCGTCCAATTCAGGCAACGCCATGCTGAGCAATACCCAGCGCGGTACCGCCCCCATTGCCGCCATATCGGACAAATTGACCGCCAATACCTTATGTGCCAGATCTTCCGGCGCAGTATCGAAAAAAAAATGGCGGCCGCCGACCAGCATATCGCTGCTGACACACCAATCCGACTCCGCATCGGTACGCACCACCGCCGCATCGTCGCCGATACCGACCACAACTCCGTTTTCCGCCTGTGCGTCGGCCTGCAAATAACGGCGGATAAAATCAAACTCGCGCATTGTCTGCTCCTTCAACCCGGCCGTCTGAAATTCATGTCTTAGGCCGATGGTTGCCGATTCTATTACAACGGTATCGGCACAGCCAAACAAACCGCATATCCCTGTTTCCTGCCTGACCGACACCGGTAAACCGCCTGCCTTCGGGTTGGACATCAGAACAATCATGCCGATGCTACCCGACTAAGAAAAAACCCCGCTGTTTCAAGCGGGGTTGATATTATCGGAATCGGCTTTGAACCGAAACGGATTATTGTACGCGGGTAGTCACCACGCTGCGGATGCGGACATCAACGCGGCGGTCGGGTTCGATACAAGAAATCAGCTCTGCACGGCGTTTGGCGGCAGATACACGTTTGCCCAATTGGGCAACCTGTGCCTGACACTGTTCAGTCATACGGGCTTGCGACTCGCCCAAACCAACGGCAGAAATTTTAGCCGCCGGTACACCGCGGTTAACCAGGTAGTTGGCAACGGTATTGGCGCGACGCTCTGACAGCTGCTGGTTGTAAGATTCGGCACCCATAAAGTCGGTGTGGCCTTCTACGCGCACGGTTTGTACGTTTACATCAGACAGACGTACAGCCAGATCGTTCAGGGTTTGGACAGCTTCGGGGCGCAGGTTGTCTTTATCGAAACCGAACAGGGCACGTGCAGACAGAGAAACGACTTCGTCTTTATATTGCGGAGCAGGTGCGGGGGCGGCAGGTGCTACGGCATCGCCGCACTCAACCAGACCATTGGCGGATTTGTTCAGATAAGCGTTTTCCCAGCATTCGCCGTAGTTGTTGCGGACGACTTGTTTGCTCCGTTCGCTTACGGTGTAACCGGGGGCAGGGTGGGTCTGATTGGCCAGAGCGTTACCGGAAGCAATGGCGGCAACAATCAAAGCGCCTAATTTAAGCTGTTTGGTCATTATGATTCCCTCGTCAAAAAATGGTTATGCGGCAGCAGATACCGCATAGCACTAAGATAATACAGGCCGCAGCCGGAGCCGCAGCAAACGGATATTTCAAGCCAGAACTATAAAAAGCCGTTCCCGAGCTGTCAATACTCGGCTGCACCAAGCCATCTGCAAACCGGCTTCTTAATGCCGAACTATGCCGAAAAAACAGACGGCTGTCATGTATTTGCGGCAAAATCCGCCTGCCCCGCCATACGGCGTTGCGCAAAAGCAACAGTAAAAGCCGCCGGGCTGTGCAGGTACCGCAACCGGTTCGGACCGCTCCGACACGGCAGCAAACGGTGCGGTTTCCGCATACGGTTCGGTTTTATGTTAAAGTGGCACGGTTTTCTGTAAATCGGCTGCGCCGCACACACATCCATAGTCCGTTCTTATGAAACTGCAACAGTTACGCTACGCTCTCGAAGTTTACCGGCACAATCTCAATGTTTCCGAAGCAGCCGATGCGCTGTTTACATCCCAGCCCGGGGTGTCCAAGCAGATCCGCCTGCTGGAAGACGAATTGGGCATACAGATTTTTATCCGCAGCGGCAAACGGATTGTATCGGTGTCGCAGCCGGGCAAAGCCGTACTGCAAATGGCGGAACGGATTTTGCACGATATTCAGAACATTAAAAATATCGGCCGCGAATTCAGCGGGCAGGACAACGGTACGCTGACCATCGCCACCACGCACACACAGGCGCGCTATGTTCTGCCCGATGTTGTGGCTGCCTTTATGCAGCGTTACCCGAAAGTACGCCTGAATATCCGCCAAAGCGATCCCGAGGGCATTGTGCAGATGCTGCACGAAGACGGGGCGGATTTGGCGGTTCTCAACGAACTGCCCGCTTCCTGCGGCGATTTGCGCCGCCTGCCGTGCAAACGGTGGGTATACGGGCTGGTCATGCCCGAAGACCACCCGCTGCTCGACAATATGGGACTCAGCTGGGAAGCCCTGCTCCGCTACACGCTGATTACTTACGAATCTGCTTTTTCACCCGGCAGCAGCAGCGCGCGCGCATTCGGCCGGGCGGGGGTTTCGCGGGACGATATTGCGCTGTTCGCTGCCGATGCCGATGTATTGAAAGCCTATGTCCGGCGCGGCTTGGGCATCGGCGTGGTGGAAAAAATGGCATTCTCGCCCGAGTCCGATCAGGGTTTGGTAATGGTGGATGCCGCCAAACTGTTCGAGCCTGCCGACACCAGCGTGCTGCTGCGCCAAGATACCTATCTGCGCGGCTATATCTACGATTTTCTCGAACTGTTCTCCCCCGAACTGACCCGCAACCACATCGACCATCTGCTGTACGCACCGGCCGTGGAAGACTTCTCGATTTAAGCAGTACGATACAGGCCGTCTGAAACCGCACC
Proteins encoded:
- a CDS encoding DUF2288 domain-containing protein, translating into MTEPLLNEKLNAETARIAWRELQTHFARGAAVYVAPELDLIATARLVADDNGEAVHKLMAQGLFGPVSETQARTFWENDQEMWAVVVAPWVLMQPVG
- the dnaG gene encoding DNA primase translates to MIPSEFIDELLAKIDIVDLIDEYVPLKKGGANYMACCPFHKEKSPSFSVSPHKQFYHCFGCGAHGSAIGFLMEYQGLAFTEAVRQLADRAGMSVPYSRSGSEPPQQRAERKKKQQTLEETLTACSDFYRQQLKLHPQAQAYLEQRGINAETAERYGLGYAPDGWQPLAQVFQPYPNPALLESGQTVHNDENGREYDRFRHRIMFPIRDSRGQVIGFGGRVLDDSKPKYLNSPDTPLFDKGRNLYGLYEGRAAVKEAGRILVVEGYMDVVALAQFGIGYGAAALGTATTAEHIKILMRQTDQIYFCFDGDAAGRKAASRALENALPQLKDDKALHFLFLPAEHDPDSYVRAYGAARFEELLLSQSLPLSAYFWQTLTAGLNLDGDEGKSQLIKAAAPLLAQIQAPALGFLLRQHLSTLVGIDPADLAQLMGQAAPQRTVRQKNYKLPQATFRQPAMPTLVQKQIHTLIHRPQLAAEVKLPDYLTLHGELACLAYLAELLQSRPHLNTGQIGEHLRGSPYEPVVGKIMSHPDLNSHAAADHADAELEKQAFSDGMKRLFADLQQNLIHALKQKAAHGGLNDAEKKQLIALLAQKPHQAV
- a CDS encoding class I SAM-dependent methyltransferase, with translation MQPITTSRTPVMFWHTESSQKPPRHAVFADRLSAGALLKAARDHTATVWTGDFHQAKQVLAALKKRVRSPAKPPAATATDIQTAFHRHRLRQAQQSRLINMLAVEILPDFRLGLPRAPDVRAALADVFASPNREPFLLPLNQLLGFIGAHEWHKKGVFVEPLNARIHVPFGVFSPLRGEYLALAADAPLPEGVQTAFDIGTGSGVLAAVLAKRGVARISATDNNPRAIACARANFARLGLNHIALLQTDLFPDGRADLIVCNPPWLPAKPTSAVETALYDPDSAMLRAFLQQAAHHLNPNGEIWLIMSDLAEHLGLRAPDELNRLFQAAGFSVKGRLNARPTHAKAAASDDPLAFARRRETTTLYRLQPVSPFLPPKAV
- the hemB gene encoding porphobilinogen synthase; translated protein: MNFPPRHIPASRMRRMRKDDFSRRLMREHTLTADDLIYPVFVLEGTGKEEAVASMPGVVRQSLDKLLYTAEEALGLGIPMLAVFPVITQNKSETAEEACNPEGLVPTVVRELRRRFPELGIMTDIALDPYTSHGQDGLTDSQGYVLNDETVEVLVRQALCHADAGAQVVAPSDMMDGRIGAVREALEDAGHIHTRIMAYSAKYASAFYGPFRDAVGSAANLGKADKKTYQQDPANSDEALHEVALDIQEGADMVMVKPGMPYLDVIRRVKDTFGVPTFAYQVSGEYAMMQAAVQNGWLDADKVILESLLAFKRAGADGILTYYALDAARLLQQR
- a CDS encoding extracellular solute-binding protein, encoding MNKTYYSAVLLAAFCCSAALAAHGIALGSTPRYPAGFPHFSYVNPDAPKGGSLTLPAQGGFDSLNPFTLKGSPPAGIDLTLDTLAEQSWDEPFAMYGLLAQDIAPAADGLSVTFTLNPRARFHNGDPVRAEDAVYSFRTLTQDPAASPAYRFYWADVAAAEALDSRRVRFRFKKRNAELHMILGQLPVFSRKSFPNGLAGAANRAPIGSGPYRLLKTETNRSAEYRRDPAYWGQSLPVRRGMFNFDTVRFRYYRDPAVRVEGIKAGRYDFAQENTARDWARAYPDSILQKRGLTKQSTAHSGTAGMQGFVMNQRRSLFADVRVRRALVLSFDFESLNSRLFYQSYRRSDSFFTNSTLAARGLPDADEKAVLTPLKPLLPDAVFTQPAPVPPAADPHLGIRPNLNAARALLEEAGYRYRNGRLISPRGKPVEIELLISGKTFERLAAKWQRDLAKIGITLDIRPADPAVYQKRLNHFDFDITTVVYANSESPGNEQADYFSCAAAKTPGSRNWAGICNPAVEKLLARFEHFDNRRELAAAARSLDRVLRHQYLVVPHWYSPNYNLIYRSTLHRPAVLPPYYSPQQWVLQTWWQNPKTIDSANKK
- a CDS encoding GatB/YqeY domain-containing protein, producing MNLKTRLSEDMKTAMRAKDSVTLSTVRLINAAVKQFEVDERAEADDAKIAAIIAKMIKQRKDSAKIYTDAGRSDLADKECAEIDVLNRYLPEMLSADEIAAAVQQAVAETGAAGMADMGKVMGLLKTRLAGQADMGEVNRILKAALTA
- a CDS encoding OmpA family protein, with protein sequence MTKQLKLGALIVAAIASGNALANQTHPAPGYTVSERSKQVVRNNYGECWENAYLNKSANGLVECGDAVAPAAPAPAPQYKDEVVSLSARALFGFDKDNLRPEAVQTLNDLAVRLSDVNVQTVRVEGHTDFMGAESYNQQLSERRANTVANYLVNRGVPAAKISAVGLGESQARMTEQCQAQVAQLGKRVSAAKRRAELISCIEPDRRVDVRIRSVVTTRVQ
- a CDS encoding LysR substrate-binding domain-containing protein; the encoded protein is MKLQQLRYALEVYRHNLNVSEAADALFTSQPGVSKQIRLLEDELGIQIFIRSGKRIVSVSQPGKAVLQMAERILHDIQNIKNIGREFSGQDNGTLTIATTHTQARYVLPDVVAAFMQRYPKVRLNIRQSDPEGIVQMLHEDGADLAVLNELPASCGDLRRLPCKRWVYGLVMPEDHPLLDNMGLSWEALLRYTLITYESAFSPGSSSARAFGRAGVSRDDIALFAADADVLKAYVRRGLGIGVVEKMAFSPESDQGLVMVDAAKLFEPADTSVLLRQDTYLRGYIYDFLELFSPELTRNHIDHLLYAPAVEDFSI
- the rpsU gene encoding 30S ribosomal protein S21; the encoded protein is MPAVRVKENEPFEVAMRRFKRAVEKTGLLTELRAREAYEKPTTERKRKKAAAVKRLQKRLRSQQLPPKMY
- the bioD gene encoding dethiobiotin synthase, whose protein sequence is MTAKTFFVAGTDTDAGKTLCSTALLRAWAAAGYRAAGFKPVASGAAGGCNADVLALQAASSQPGAYADHNAYTFAEATAPHLAAAGEGRRIDTDVLNRKLRSLQQSAELVLAEGAGGWLTPLDGRRTLADWAADHALPVVLVVGMKLGCLNHALLTAAAVAQSGLPLAGWIANCPTAQPHRLTDYVADLSQRLPAPLLGVVPYLPQAGADRAAAYLADGAGYLAAYPTGCISTHGATTTAHIS